AGGGTCTTATATTGTGCAGAGGATTCAGAAtgttaaatgtacaaataattaTTCATCTGAGACTGTAAAGCAAACAGATATAAAAGCAAATGATACATGAAATACTAAttggatgtaaacattttgttttatgacACATTTTGTAAGATTTCATGTCCACTTAATCATCCAAATAAATTGTACAAAACTTGAGTGATTGCATTATTAAACTGCTACAGCACAAATCTGTCATAGAAATCCAATTTTCCTGAGTTGCGACTGGACTCagcctatatatatattggaTCACATTGTAGAATGTAAAAAATTggaattggaatttaaagtggTAATTAATTACAGACCTATGACGTTGGTGTTACGTTGCCAATAAGTCACAGAATTATCCAAATATTACGAATACATTATGCAACTGGACCATTCTGGGTAAGCTTGCAACATTAGGACGTAAAGACGACATGGTGAATTACTAATTTAATGTAATGAAATGATGGGCCCATGACTTTGCAGTTACTTTGTCAGCAAGTCAGGGAATTaccaaaaatattacatatatattacgTAACTGGATCATTCTGGGTAAGCTAGCAACATTAGGAGGATGTAAGACGACAATTGGTCATATAATGGTAATGAAATTACGGGCCTGTGACGTTGCAGTTAGGTTGCCTGTTAGTAAGCCATTCAATTACCAAAAATGATGAATAAATTGGCATGCCTAAAAAAAAGACCTTTTtctcagactgtgatgatgcgtttccaccttatttagcaggttaaatctaacaaacttttttatattatcaATTTTTTAATATTGAGAGTAAATTACATTATGCTTTGTCTTATATTAcaatggaattagttttaaaaaatgagttaccacagctgcaaggAGGTTTcttttacagctgctgagagagtgacagtaaatttggcatcttctcccgtATGACTTGCTATCTTAATTGTCTTagtccaccgctctctattttcttcctcttctggaaagtcattcaaacgtattagtggatttttataaaaaaaaaaaatttctcttgaGCAAATGGATAAGTGAAAATAAAACATGCTGTGATATCCCATTCAGAGTGTGAAAAAGTTCtatagtgttttatttattttattttatttttttggcgcGATCTGGGCTAAAGAACAATTTATGAAACCATTGTTGccttactgctgattttaaatatgttctttgattgcaatcctgaccaaccattttggagatttcagttttTCCCCCATTAAAATGGATCGAAGCTGTACATTTATggcttgtttacataaaaaaatagctGCGTTCCGAAGATGCCGCACAAGTGGCCGAcgaaacgcaaatatgcatttcccccggtaTGTCTccactctgtcatcagcaaagtccgagaggacaaggaaacggttctgttggttgcaccaaaatggcccaaccagccatggtttccagaaatgGAGATATTAggcggccctccatgggaaataccgctgaggagggatctgctctctcaaGCGCAGGGCACAATTTGACATCCCCAGctggagctgtggaacctacacgtatggcccctgaacggagcacagcAAACGAGCCCGAACTGGCTCAGTCTGTAATGAACACCATTTTGCAGGCTAGAGCACTGTCTAAGAGACgtctctatgcactaaaatggcgtGTTTGCGGATTGGTGCTCTTCACgcagcaaagacccagtgaattgctccataatggagatccttacattccttgAAGTGCGGTTGGACACAGGTCTTACTCCGTCAATGCTTAAGGTCTATGTCGACCATATCATGTcgccagtttagactgtcagGTCAGCTCTTCgattgttatggaggatgcacaaaaggcccGTCTCCAAACataggctctctcactggatcgttgatgcgattgccctcaTTTATGAGTCACAGGGCATTAGATGCCCTATTGGCATAAAGGTATTTATTGGCATAAAAATGTGCACCTAAAGAGGCAgggctcaaacatcattgccaatccTAAGATTGGCATTATGACACAAGGTCTTCCACTAGGTTGTGGAAAAGGAATTTCCCCATAGCGTTcattgcaatgtctcattcccttcatctaagggaacagaggttacatgagtaaccggAGACATTTTCCACCCATCCTTCAAGAAGCCCCGCCTCTTGCGGCAGGACTGGCTATTAGCAACTAACCAGCGGAGTGCGAATGGACAGTTGAGGTGTCACTCATATAGCGGCACCAATCATAGCAACAGTGATAAGGTCAAAGGCGGGTCTTGGCGGAATACGCTTCGAAAGGCAACTTTgtacatttcttttaaaaatacgTTGGTAATGCAactgtccaaaaacttttttttttttttttatcgaaacTAGTCTTCTGTATCAACCGTATGCCTCAGAGAACATCAAACCAAGGCATTTTAAATGCAGACTAATAGTGTTTATAATTATATTGTGATGGCATCAGGTGATATTATGTACCATGAGTGACTATACAGTAACTTCATATGCCACGTTATTTAAACTGCTTTTCAAATTTCTTCAAAGGCCACAATTATACTATTATACATAAAAAACATGACATTACCACATTACAAGcccaaaaacatggcattactagGTTACCATTGTACTTTTTTTGTTAGTGGACTAAGAGTTGTCTAGCTAGATGAAGCAAGATAAACTTGAaattgtgtgatgtcatttacCTTACAAGAACAATTTGTGAAATGTCACTAAATACATAGGAAGAAATAGCAGTTTCTGTCTTACCAATTAAAtggtacaaataataaaaattctaGGACAAATTTCAAAGCCTGTTGGTGCTTGAGATGCAAGGCATCCACATTAATAGACAGTCATTATTTCTACTGATATAAAAATTGGCGTTATGATTCTCAGATTTTagtttcatatattattttctcCGAATCTCAGGTACGTCAGATGGGCTCTTGACCGTGCAAACCTGCTCCATGGCTTGGGCATTCAAATAAATAAGTGTAACAAATGTCAACGGCACAAGGAAAGCAAGAAATTTCCTTTCCACTCCAACCCCATCCACTTCAATGAGACTACATCAAAGTCAATGAAATCAAATCCAACTAAATCTTTTTCCACTTTGCTTTCATTGCTAGTTTTCTTTTCATCTCCTCCTCCTCCATAAGCAAGTCTTCTTCATCCTCTTTGATTCCCAGGCGTAAACTGAGGCagagaaacaaaaacaacaagatGTCATTAAGGAATGGAATGGTCACCGGTCCTTTGCGCAAAGGGAGAGAAAAGTGGTCAAAACACAATCATGTCAGTTTTCTCTTCTTGGCATTCTTCCGCTGCATCTCCTCGAGTTCTCGTCTCTCCTCCTCCTGGTCTTCAAACACTGCCATTCGCAGGCTAGTCAGACAATCAAGGGCAaggcaaaacagaaaaaaaaaaaaaaaaaaaaaaggcagacagTGTGATGATTTGGTGTAAGGAATGATGAACCAAATCCATTTGTCAGCACTTTTATTTTTAGAGCAGTATCTGCTGGCTTACCTCCTAGCTTCCTCTTTTTGCTGTTCTTTCCAACTGCTCTCCATAAACTTCAGTGCATAGTCGCTTTCATCTTTATATCTGTTGAGTGGAGGGCACAACTTTTACTGCAATGTACTGGAACGCCATGCAACCCtttgtgtagttcatcacattaacttaaaatctaaatacatttagtcttcattttgaacagtatatctgttgttttatcatttaaaacctttttgtgaaacattttacttggtgtgcttgtgctgtctttctttGAAATAAATTCCAACTGGACTGATATAACCTTAAACCAGACATGAACTCACTTGTTCCTGTCATAGCCAAAGATTTCCCTGATATGTTTTGAAATTTCATCTTGATCTTGTTCTTCATCGTCGATGAAGTCATCCATTTCCGAGTCAtactcttcctcttcctcataCTTCCGTTTATAGCTTGATGTTATTGGGGGCAGTGCTGGTCCTTCAAAAAAGGCATGCAAAGAGGGGTTGAGTCTTCAGTAAcatcagaaaacattaaacaatacaTGTCGCCAAACAATAAGTGAATGCAACATAATACAGACTCTTATATTAGGCAAAATCTGAAAATGTACACTTATCACATTCTTAATTTTCCTCATTTCACTTTTAactattagtaaaaaaaaaaaaactgagtagTCACTGAACTGAGTAAATTATTTGTAAATTCATTTTccgtaaattgttgcattcaatATGACAACCGTAAGAATGGATTTGCGAGCGATCTATTCAGACACATTCGTTCTGCTCATGTGTCATGAATGTCACTCAAGGCGAGCAATAAATGAGAACCAGGATTGCCAGTTTTGCAGATGATTCACCAAATCAGCTGTTGGAAAACCACTCAGCTAGCTTTAGCATGCTACAACGAGCATGCCCAACTCTCACCAACTCattaacagggttcccactcttttcaaccaatgaattttcatgacttttccatgacttgaaaGCTAATTTCTATGCCCAAACATTTAGCCATTCTTTCTGAAAACATCAGCATCGATTTGTTAttgaagtattcatctctttggatttaccaccaaaactttacatgcacaaaattacacttgtgtttgtctcctgCGGTTGCATTGTGTGTACAataatgtgatgaatattagcattCGTCTGCCGCGAGCCTgcagatgcattgcaagagatgtgaagaatttGAGCTGCTCTGTGAAGGGGAATTATTTGGATACAAGCAGGTACAAGAAAttcattataccataataactgCGActgggagcctgcaaagatgcaaattacacgtcatcacaagcggttcacagccgcgatttggtacgattgcatttatatcatcagcaaactgcaccggagttcacatgaaccataccccagaccacctttcaAGTGGACTCGGGTGCGGTTCGCGGGTGCACACCCGCTtacattatccaaacgaaccaaactttgacgtcattcaaaCCCGGgcgcgcaccaaaagtgctagtgtgaaagcaccctaattgGTCAGATATTCTAAATAACATGATATTTTAAACTCTTCACCATGTGTTTTTAATCCAGTGCAACGTAACAtcccgattaaatattttaggacaGTGCACAATAAATAAAGATATATCTGaaaaaattccatgactttgaaGATTTTACTAATTTCCTTGACTTGAAATCACAATTgttaaattccctgatatttccaggattTCCATGACTGTAGGAACCTTGTAATTAAGTACTACTAAAGGACTGTTCTGTGACATGCTTTCGATTACAACACACAATAATTTTGTCTCATTGCTTCCCTTGTAAAACAAACATCACATTcaaagcacttaaaatggaaaaatatggGGCGAGGCGTTCCGGGTTTAAAGTAGAGATTAAGGCATTTTGATGAATTTTTGTTGTAGAGTACtcgaacacataaaaaaaaaaaaaacgaataatcgattacttgaaatttaaGTTTAACCTTTAACTTTTGAAActgtttttatgaaaaaatgaGCACTATGCATAAGCAACAACACCTAgactaaaaaattacaaaaatgaagtGATACAATCAATTTAAATAATGACCGAAGGTTTTTTGGGGggcaaactatttctttaacaacaTCATGAATGTTAAGTCATGAGTTGTAAcagcaagatttaggtgagagaaaCGGTTTAATTGTTGCCCACGGCAGACAAATGCACAAAGAAAAATTTAATTGCAATATTCCAGTAGGGTTTTTaactagtcgaatatttaaagctgaacgagtacttGATTAATctattacttgtgcacatccccagtttaaagcagaaatgtgttGCCTATATTTGTTAAAATGCATATATTAATGTGCTACAGCTGTAAAGTCTGTCTGTAAAAAGCACCCTTTTAGCAGTAGAACTACTGTTCTAGGTAGATAAACTATTAGTTATGTGCCACCAACGCAATTCTAGTCAGTGAATATTTCTCTGTGTAAACAGTTCATGGAGTGGATAGTTATGCCCAAtccctttctggtatccttgcaaGAATTGTGTGAAATGTATTAGCTTATAggcaaagtatacttcggtaTTCCATGTGTCTCGTGCACAGTGCGTGTGATGGAAATTTCACCATCAGCAAATTACGTGCGCAGCATAGTTTTTCTAGACACCCAGGACCATCGCGTCTTCACACATCGTTGGCACATGCTCCTGGCGATGACTGTGCTAAAAGATAATCAGGGCCGTACCAAAgatttctgggccccctgactgtatattgctctgggccctttGCCTATTAAAAAGTACAGTTtttaatttgttgtgggcccccctggacctttgggcccctagaatcattaccacctttcaccccactagctacggccctgaagaTAATCACACAACAGTCGTAGTGCATGTGTCGAACAAGCCCAACTGGGCTAGCAGGTCAAAAGTGTATAGTTTAAAAAAGGCTGCATGCTCAACTGTACACAAGATGAATGCTGCACGGAAAAAAGAAGGATTTGCAAGCCATAATATGGTTCTGAGAGGTGTTGAAAGATTGAATTTAGTATCATATTATCATGTAGAATGTTTAAATCTTGTGCCTATGCTGTCGGTGCAAAGCCCCACTGatctccattgtaagtgctttagtTTAAATGCGATTCGTTTTCGTTTTTGGCGAACGGctcaaaataatttatattagcAAGTAGAATTTATATAGACACTTGGCCACTCAAAAGTTCTTTTGAAATGCCTTACCAGAAGGCCTAACCAAAAGTCTATGGCCGGTGGGGCCAACTGCGGTCCTGGGGCCTTGAGGTCCTGGAGGCCTTGGAGTCATCCCAGGTCTTGGTGCCAAATTCTTTGATAAAATGGTCTCTGAAACAACAGTGCACTGAGGTCTTCCAGGGCCTGAACCCATGCTGTTTACTGGCCTCCCAGAAACACCACCTCCCATCTTGCTTGGTCCGTTTATAGAGGCCCTAGAGCCTCCAGGAAGTTGCTGACCCTGCAAACTACCACCTGGTCTTGGTTGCCTTAAAGGGTCATCAGAAGAGGGGCGTAAAATTCCATTGCTACCAGGCCGAGGTGGAGCACCACTTCCAGATCGAGCTAAATTTCCTGGTTTTCCTGGTTTCTGAGGATGGCCTCCCCTATCAGAGTTACTCTGGCCAGGTCTAACCTGCCACGAGCTTCTGTGTGTTCCTTGACCCGATGATCTAGCCACATCAGGAGCTCCAGTATGACTACCAGAAATACTTGACTTCCCTTGAGGTATTGAGGTATTCCCCTTCTTTGAGGTAAGGTCACTTGAGGTTGTAGGCCTCTGGCCCTGTGAGGGTCTGGCTGGTGCTTGTTTAGCCTGTAATGAAGTACTGTTCTTTATGGCAGATTTACCATTTAAGGCACCAGATGAGCCTGAGCTGGCTATGTCTCCATGTAGTTTGGCAGAACCATGAGTTCTTTCACTGGGTGTTTGGGTCTTTGGCTTTTTGTTGGTACTGCTAGAGGAATGCTTATCCATTGATGTCTTGGGCAACTTTCCATCTCTGTCGACATTTTTCTTTTGGGAATTTGAGCTGGATTGCGTTCTGCTGTCTTTCGGTCCTGAATTCTTGTCTGGTTTGGTCTCCCACCCTCTATCCTGTTTCTTAACTTTGCGCTCCATTTCGAGTTCTCGAATCTCTTCCGCTGTTCTAAGCCTCTCCTCCGTTGTCTTCTTCACTGGTTTCAGTTCAACAGGTTCGAACTGCTTTTTTTGAGCAAGTTTCAAGAGGTCCGCAAAGTTCATGGGTGGCGGGGCAGGTCTAGCTGGCGCACTGGGTTTTTTCTGTTTGATGTCGACTTTGTTTGGGGCATCATCTCTAGACGGAGCCTTAACCAGGCTGCTTTGTTCATCAGATTCAGAATCTGAACACTCATAGTCATAAttgtcctcctcctcatcatacaTATCAGTTGTCTGCTGCTCCTCACCTCTGTCTGCCTTCGACTGCCTCTTTTTAGGCTGATCTATGACAGGGATGCCATTGTAACCTTTGAAATTGTCCTTGGTTCGTGAAGCCATTGCCCGCGCCTTCCTGTCTGATTTTAGTTCAACTCTTTTGGCAAGTAGCTCTTCTTTCACCTTCTTATTCTGTAGTTCTAAGACAAAAGAGAAGAAATACATGAAAAAATTACATCATATGAGCACACTTAAATCCAAAATTAAACAGCATGCAAAACCTATTTTACTTCCATAAGGTGACATATTTACAAGTGAAACAGAAtacaacagaaacaaaaatgtagaacagGACTTCATCAGgagaaaaacatgcattaaaaaaaaaagtaaatcgaaacacacaaaaaaataaaaagttttaaaccaCGCTTAACTTGGCACATCGTATGCTTAGAACTAGAGGTGCTGAAAACTAGAgatgcgacgcaaccaaagttggtgccagatggtttagtttgagtatttctgtaactgctgatctgctgggattttcacgcacaacagtctctagaatttactccgtatggtgccaaaaaacaaaaaaccagtgagcggcagttttgtggacgaaaatgccttgttgaagagagaggtcaacagagaatggccagactggtttgaactgacaaagtctatggtaactcagataaccactctgtacaattgtggtgagaagaaaaatatctcagaatactatactgagatgcgggttggcactgttttggtggcacgagggggacatacacgatattaggcaggtggttttaatgttgtggctgatcggtgtatatatatatatatatatatatatatatatagtgagtaATGACTATCAAGATGTGTTCTTATGGTTACTCCATTTAACCTGAACAAAAAGAGTTTAATTtaccttttttcttttgctctatGGCTTGCTTCTTCAAGAAGGCTTGCACTGCAGCTGAATTAACCCCTTTCACTTTGACATCTTTCTTTGGTGGACCAGTTTTCAAGCTATACCGTTTctataaaagtaaaaacaaattaCTAAAAGTTAAAAGAAGGCAAGTTAGTCATGCATATCATGTTCACTTCAATAAGCTTTGAACCCACACAAGTAAcctaactaataacacacaagaCAGACTTAACCATATTTTAAAGTTGCGAGAATTATATTTTAGTACTAAAACATGTCAGATTGACATGTAATAACACTAGAACATTTGCATCACTCAATCTAATGCCTTATCTACCTATAAACGACAACATGAGGTTATGTTATTTCTGCAAGCGTGTTTTCTTCTGTTGCTCACCGGTACGCTGCTGAGCCCTTGATTTTGGGAGGCGATGGACAGCACATTGTCGAAATCCATAATCACTCACGCCGTTCAAAGCTCAATTTTATAGCTAACAGCAATAGCTACCACTTACTAATCGGAAACCAGTAATCTCAAACAGCCTTAATACCATTAAATACAGCAAAATAAACTGGAATAAAATAGTTGTTTAGAGCAAATTAGAGTTGTTGAGAAAAACCCTCGATTAGCTCAACTGCCTTCAGCTTCTGTTCGTCATATTGAATCATTGTACATTTAAACCCTTAACTGAGGGTTTGCccgataaataaaataattccgtTCCGTTTTTGCTCAGTGACACCGGATGAGTTACCTCAAAGTGTCATTAAAAGATATTAAACAGAAAAAGCACAAGTGTAAAAAAACACAAGGCGAATGTCGAAATTCTCCTGTGAAATGATGCGTTCTAGAAGTAATAACCAAACACTCGTCTTCCGGTTCACATTCACGCGTCAATTCCGGGGATTTATGGAAcgttcttttatatatatatatatatatatatatatatatatatatatatatatatatatatatatatatatatatatattaaacattataCTTCAAGATATATATAATACACTTcttataacacacacaaaaataataaaataaaaaataaaagcgaGAAGGGAAGGTTATAATATAGAAAACAAATAAAGGTAAAAAGGGTGcatatctaattaaaataaatacattataaagcTTGCAAATACGTAAAGGCTGAatagatttttaattttaaaaagtatattttattgtCAATATACAGACTTGCTTCAATAaatccactttttaaaataataataaattagcaTTTATGCATATGAACTTTGGTTAGAATCACAGTAgcgttaattatataaaaatatttttcatcttcTTTTGGATAATCAGTGAAGCCAAAATGCAAATTTCCACACAACATCAAAAAAGGTGATGAACActgaatgttttcattaatacataTCTGTACATTACGCCACAATGTAACTGAATTAATGCAATTCCAAAATAAAGGCAAACTAGTTTCATGATATTCATTGCGGAAAACacgttttttaattaatattttctatttgtcaAACTTACTTGAGACAAGAAATATTATAGAGCAAATGGGATTTTAAAATTACAAACTAAATTAACTAACAATATATTACATgggggaaaaatatatataatgtgttttacttataataataaataaacagattttttttagtaaaaaaaataaaataaaatatttccatATATAAAGAACAATTACCCTCTTCTAGTAAGGCTCTTGCTCGACATGTCCCCCCCCCCTTACATCATGAGTATTTATTGTAGACATAacttgcaatatatatatatatatatatatatatatatatatatatatatatattctcaaaatcaatatttttctcgCCAAAAGGTGGCGATACAGATCCATTCAAAAGTTCGGCGATCTGTTCCTTTATTCATCTAAATCTCGTTTTCATTAAAATCCTGGATTTTTACCTCATTTAAACTCATTATGTATCATAATTCCATCTCGACATATAAGGATAGAGCATCATAAACACGAAATATGATAAATGTGCTGCATGTAAATCCACATTTGCTGAGGCTCGTTGTAATATAAATA
This genomic window from Myxocyprinus asiaticus isolate MX2 ecotype Aquarium Trade chromosome 48, UBuf_Myxa_2, whole genome shotgun sequence contains:
- the LOC127437091 gene encoding protein SPT2 homolog isoform X1, with amino-acid sequence MDFDNVLSIASQNQGLSSVPKRYSLKTGPPKKDVKVKGVNSAAVQAFLKKQAIEQKKKELQNKKVKEELLAKRVELKSDRKARAMASRTKDNFKGYNGIPVIDQPKKRQSKADRGEEQQTTDMYDEEEDNYDYECSDSESDEQSSLVKAPSRDDAPNKVDIKQKKPSAPARPAPPPMNFADLLKLAQKKQFEPVELKPVKKTTEERLRTAEEIRELEMERKVKKQDRGWETKPDKNSGPKDSRTQSSSNSQKKNVDRDGKLPKTSMDKHSSSSTNKKPKTQTPSERTHGSAKLHGDIASSGSSGALNGKSAIKNSTSLQAKQAPARPSQGQRPTTSSDLTSKKGNTSIPQGKSSISGSHTGAPDVARSSGQGTHRSSWQVRPGQSNSDRGGHPQKPGKPGNLARSGSGAPPRPGSNGILRPSSDDPLRQPRPGGSLQGQQLPGGSRASINGPSKMGGGVSGRPVNSMGSGPGRPQCTVVSETILSKNLAPRPGMTPRPPGPQGPRTAVGPTGHRLLVRPSGPALPPITSSYKRKYEEEEEYDSEMDDFIDDEEQDQDEISKHIREIFGYDRNKYKDESDYALKFMESSWKEQQKEEARSLRLGIKEDEEDLLMEEEEMKRKLAMKAKWKKI
- the LOC127437091 gene encoding protein SPT2 homolog isoform X2, with protein sequence MDFDNVLSIASQNQGLSSVPKRYSLKTGPPKKDVKVKGVNSAAVQAFLKKQAIEQKKKELQNKKVKEELLAKRVELKSDRKARAMASRTKDNFKGYNGIPVIDQPKKRQSKADRGEEQQTTDMYDEEEDNYDYECSDSESDEQSSLVKAPSRDDAPNKVDIKQKKPSAPARPAPPPMNFADLLKLAQKKQFEPVELKPVKKTTEERLRTAEEIRELEMERKVKKQDRGWETKPDKNSGPKDSRTQSSSNSQKKNVDRDGKLPKTSMDKHSSSSTNKKPKTQTPSERTHGSAKLHGDIASSGSSGALNGKSAIKNSTSLQAKQAPARPSQGQRPTTSSDLTSKKGNTSIPQGKSSISGSHTGAPDVARSSGQGTHRSSWQVRPGQSNSDRGGHPQKPGKPGNLARSGSGAPPRPGSNGILRPSSDDPLRQPRPGGSLQGQQLPGGSRASINGPSKMGGGVSGRPVNSMGSGPGRPQCTVVSETILSKNLAPRPGMTPRPPGPQGPRTAVGPTGHRLLVRPSGPALPPITSSYKRKYEEEEEYDSEMDDFIDDEEQDQDEISKHIREIFGYDRNKYKDESDYALKFMESSWKEQQKEEARSLRMAVFEDQEEERRELEEMQRKNAKKRKLT